The genomic region AGAGGAATGCTGAGGTGAGGGCTTGTGCAGACTGGGAACGCTTTGGGGAAGCGCCTCTGTATCCAAATACCTGTTGCATTGTGTGCATTTCACTGAATCGTGTTTGACTGCAGCAGATGTGGTGCTCTGTAACCAGAGCACCATGTCCCAGAGCTCGCTCTCTCTTTACCTtttcttcacttccttttttatgCTCAGTTTTCTAGCCTgaaaactgttctttttttttctttcagttttcctcatttaattatttttattccatgaaTTTAAGATCCTAGAACTTCCATGTGAATGTGCTCTTTGAGCTTCTTAACTGGTCTTTCCTATCAGCAGAAGGCGATGACTTGTGCTAAAATCTTAGTGTCAATTCAGTGATTTAATTACCATGGCTTtaactttcatttcctttcatatCCCAAGTATTGCTTCACCTCTATCTagctgtttgcttttatttttgatcaaccatgaaaaaaaaagttaatctgtTTTTACTAGGAATAAATGTGTTTTCTCCTTTAGCCAAATGTTGTCTGCCATCCTGTTGTTGCTTCAGCTGTGGGACAGCAGGGCACAGGAAACTGACAATGAGCGTTCTGCCCAGGGCACCAGCACCTTGCTTTTGCCCTTGCTGCAAAGGTTCCAGAGCATCATTTGCAGTAAGGATACGCCCCCCTCCGAGGGCGACATGCACGTGAGTGTCATGATGGAACTTTGTGTTTAGGTGGTACTCAAGTCTAGTTATTTTTTACGCAAGACCAGTGTGTGTGTCCATGGCAGTGTTTTTCTCTggcgtgtgtgtgtttggtggtaACAGCAGCGAGTCAGATGAGACAGGTGTGGGAGGCCACTTGTTTGTGGAGAAGACTTGGATCAGTGAGTACCGACTTCCTTGTCAGCACAGAACCAAGCTTGAAACACGCACTTTTAAATCAATACTAGAAAAGAACAACGAAAATAGTGGCTTTCTTTGTTGGCCCTTCCTATGTACTGGGCTCTGTGCAGGGCATGTCATCTGAGCTGTCACTCTGTTTAGTACCAGCTCCCCCCTTAACAGGTGTGGACAGGA from Pan troglodytes isolate AG18354 chromosome 18, NHGRI_mPanTro3-v2.0_pri, whole genome shotgun sequence harbors:
- the LOC104004486 gene encoding E3 ubiquitin-protein ligase HERC2-like; the encoded protein is MPLQDQHLALAILLELAVQRGMLSQMLSAILLLLQLWDSRAQETDNERSAQGTSTLLLPLLQRFQSIICSKDTPPSEGDMHLLSGPLSPSESFLRYLTLHKTTSLPLICNKWRLLSWPI